In the genome of Campylobacter avium LMG 24591, the window TTGCTGATTTAGAACTTTTATTTAAAAGACATCCTGAAATGTTTAAGGATAAAAAACAAGTTAAAGAGCTTATAGATAAGGTTATTAGCAAGCCTGATATTATCATTAAAAATCCAAGTCCTAGAAGTGAAAGAGACTATATAGCAGGAAAAAAGCTTAGCGATGAGAAAATGGGAGAGGTAGGAATTCGTAAAGATGAAAACATAAGTAAAATTTTTCATGCAAACGAAAAGAGATTAAAAAATTTGAAATCAATGGCTAAAAAAGAAGTATTAGTCGATGGTAGGGACGCCCACACCTCCTACACTCAAGCCCAAAGTCTTGACGGACGACTGGTTCAAAAGAACATTTCATCGACTAATGAAAATATTCTAACAAATTCAAAGAATGAAAGTCAAGCAAAATCAAGAGAACAAGAGCTAGATGAGTTTAGAGCTAAGCTTAAAGAAGTTAGTAAAAAAATCAAAGATAATGAAAAGACTAAGAATTTAAATAAAGATATTGAAATATGATTAAAAGATATTGTTTAAATATATTTAAATATTGTTTAGATAGTGAAAAATTATTTAAAAATAGGTTATGTTATGAGTGAAAAAAGTCTTGAAATTTTTAAACTCTGTGAAAAACTAGCAGAGCTTTTGCAAGATAAAGAAGCTATTGCTGATTTAGAACTTTTATTTAAAAGACATCCTGAAATGTTTAAAGATATTAAAGAGGTATCAAAAATTATAGAAGAAGTTGTTAGAGAACCTGATTTGATTATGAAAAATCCAAAGGCTAAAAATAATAATGATTACATAGTAGCAAAAAAAGAAATATCTGTGCAAGAAAAGAAAATGGCAGATATAGGTATACGCAACGACGACGGAACAAACATAATTTTTCACGCAAACAAGCAAAATAAGAGAAATTTTAAAAGACTATTAAATAAAGTAGCCGATGGTGGAGCCGTCCTCTCTCTCCACACTCCAAGTCAAGCTTGGATGGGCGGTAATGATAAATCATCTGGTGCAAATGCACTTTCATCGGCTAATGAAAATATTCTAACAAATTCAAAGAATGAAAGTCAAGCAAAATCAAGAGAACAAGAGCTAGATGAGTTTAGAGCTAAGCTTAAAGAAGTTAGTAAAAAAATCAAAGATAATAAAAAGACTAAGAATTTAAATAAAGATATTGAAATATGATTAAAAGATATTGTTTAGATATGTTTAAATATTGTTTAGATAGTGAAAAATTATTTAAAAATAGGTTATGTTATGAGTAAAAAAAGTCTTGAAATTTTTAAACTTTGCGAAAAATTAAAAGATGGCTGATGTGGTTATTAAAAATGAGTATGGAACAAATGAGATTTTCCACGCCAATAAGAAAAGAATAAGTGAATTTGATAGGCAAAAAACAGAGAAAATCTATTGCAGGTAGAGACCCCAACACCCTCTACACACCAACTTAATGGATTGGAGCTAACAGATGATAATCTATTTGGTGCGAATGCACTTTCCGCAACAGACAAGGATATTATACCACAAATTCAAAACAATATTTCAGAATCTGCAATCACTAGAATGAAGCAAAGGATAGAGAATCTTATGCAAGGAAAAGGCTTTAAAGGTAGCACAAAACAAAAATCTACTGATAAAAAACAAGATAGATGAGCGAAAAAGAAAGAAAAGAGAGGAATAAAATGGATAATACAGAAAAGCTAAAAGCATTATTACAAAAACACAATATACATATAAAGAATACAGAAAATGAGCGTGAATTTCTTATAGAATTTTTCACAAAGAATGTTAGCACCTGTAAAAAATACATTTTCAAAAAAATTAAAAATATTCCTATCAGCAAAAGATTTGAGAATAAAGTTAGATTGTATATGCAAATCTCTTATGCAATGGAAGATCAAGATCTTATAAGACTTATAAAAAGTCATTTCAAAGAAGAACATTACAAAATGCTAACAGAGCTATGTATTAAAACACAAAAGGAGTAATTATGAGACTTTTTATAGCTGAAAAACCTGACTTAGCAAAGGCTATCGCAGAGGCTTTAAGCGGCGAGTATAATAAAAATTTAAACAAAAATTGCGGCTATACTCAAAGAGGAGATGACATTATAACTTGGGCTTTTGGACATATAATGGAGCTACTAGAGCCTCATGAATATGATGAAAAATACAAAAAATGGAGCTTTGAAAGTCTACCCATCATCATTAAAGATTTCAAGCACAAGCCCATTAAAGACAAAGAAAAGCAGTTAAAAATCATAGTAAATTTAATAAATGATAAAAAAGTAAAAGAGATAATCCACTGCGGTGATGCTGATGATGAGGGACAAATTTTAATTGATGAAATTTTACTTTACTCAAAGACTACAAAGCCGGTTATGCGTTGCTTGATAAATGATATTACTCCACAAGCAATAAAACAAGAAATAGCTAAAATGCGTCCAAATACTGAATTTAAAGCTATGAGTGAGAGAGGTTTTGCTAGAAGCTTTGCTGATTGGATAGTGGGACTTAATCTAACAAGAGCTTACACCATAGCAAATAGAGAAAAAACTAATACAAATGAGCTAATATCAGTAGGTAGGGTGCAAACTCCTATTTTGGGGCTTATAGTGCAAAGAGACTTCGAAAACGATACACATAAAAGCATTACTTACTACACCATAAATGCTATCTTTAATATAAAAGATATAAACATAAATACCACGCTAAAAACAGAGGAAAAGATACTTGATATAAATTTGGCAAATAAGATTAAAAAGTATTGTGAGGATAAAAAAGCAAGACTTTATCTAAGCTCACAAAATAAAAAAGAATACCCGCCTTTGCCTTATAATCTCTTAATCTTACAAAGTGAAGCAAGTAAGATCTTTGGCTTTTCGGCTAAAAAAACACTAGAGATAACACAAAGCTTAAGGGAAAAACA includes:
- a CDS encoding DNA topoisomerase 3 — its product is MRLFIAEKPDLAKAIAEALSGEYNKNLNKNCGYTQRGDDIITWAFGHIMELLEPHEYDEKYKKWSFESLPIIIKDFKHKPIKDKEKQLKIIVNLINDKKVKEIIHCGDADDEGQILIDEILLYSKTTKPVMRCLINDITPQAIKQEIAKMRPNTEFKAMSERGFARSFADWIVGLNLTRAYTIANREKTNTNELISVGRVQTPILGLIVQRDFENDTHKSITYYTINAIFNIKDININTTLKTEEKILDINLANKIKKYCEDKKARLYLSSQNKKEYPPLPYNLLILQSEASKIFGFSAKKTLEITQSLREKHKAISYNRSDCQYIPENIYKEADKIIDSLKENFKEDIGQENANLSIKSNAFDDSKLSAHYAIIPTNTRLNLTNLSQEEKDIYTLICKRFLMQFYEPREYTSHSLKFKIDEYEFLTNVNKTTKAGFSKFFSKVDTDEEKEADFDISKLNDNDLANIEQINIKELQTKPKPRYTMSSLLKDLNSVAKYVKDERIKKLLLEKDKDKKGESGGIGTPATRSEMIEKLVKQSYIEISSKQNIKSTQKGKELIKAVGSLLANPDMTALWFEYQKAIELGKATKEDFLNSVYKTVSTEIEKIKKQGFALSETTKIKKWI